The following proteins are encoded in a genomic region of Methylococcales bacterium:
- the dusA gene encoding tRNA dihydrouridine(20/20a) synthase DusA has protein sequence MNSPAPINRLFSVAPMLDWTDRHCRFFYRLMSQQTLLYTEMVTTGALIHGNYHRHLHFNSEESPLALQLGGSNPIDLAQCAKMGEDYGYDEINLNVGCPSDRVQNGLFGACLMAKPHLVAECVAAMRQAVSIPVTVKSRIGIDNQDSYEELQYFIETVAKADCQTFIIHARKAWLQGLSPKQNRDIPPLRYDLVYQLKHDFPDLDIILNGGVTQLEIANDHLQHVDGVMLGREIYQRPFLLTDVDEVIFKHPKNNKTREQIVEDLIPYVQQQLKLGTRLHSISRHILGLFHGEKGAKNWRRYLSEQGTQTGASEHVLREALKFTR, from the coding sequence ATGAACTCTCCTGCTCCAATTAATCGTTTATTCAGTGTTGCCCCTATGCTTGACTGGACAGATCGTCACTGTCGTTTTTTTTACCGACTGATGTCACAACAAACCCTACTGTATACTGAAATGGTCACAACAGGGGCCTTAATTCATGGGAATTATCATCGACATTTGCACTTTAACTCTGAAGAATCGCCTTTAGCCTTACAACTCGGTGGCTCTAATCCAATTGATTTAGCGCAGTGTGCCAAAATGGGCGAAGATTATGGCTACGATGAAATTAATTTGAATGTAGGGTGTCCTAGTGACCGTGTTCAGAATGGTTTGTTTGGCGCGTGTTTAATGGCAAAACCGCACTTAGTTGCCGAGTGTGTTGCCGCAATGCGGCAAGCTGTTTCTATTCCTGTCACTGTAAAATCACGCATTGGCATTGATAATCAAGACTCGTATGAAGAGTTACAGTATTTTATTGAAACGGTTGCTAAAGCAGACTGTCAAACCTTTATTATTCATGCACGTAAAGCATGGTTACAAGGGCTATCGCCTAAACAAAATCGCGATATTCCACCTTTACGTTATGACCTTGTTTATCAACTTAAACATGATTTCCCCGATTTAGACATTATTTTAAATGGTGGGGTCACGCAATTAGAAATCGCTAACGATCATCTACAACATGTGGATGGCGTTATGCTCGGTCGTGAAATTTATCAACGCCCCTTTTTATTAACCGATGTTGATGAAGTTATATTCAAACACCCTAAAAATAATAAAACGCGCGAACAAATAGTTGAGGATTTAATTCCCTATGTACAACAACAACTCAAACTAGGGACGCGACTTCATAGTATTTCGCGGCATATTTTAGGTTTATTTCATGGTGAAAAGGGGGCTAAAAATTGGCGGCGTTATTTGAGTGAGCAAGGAACACAAACAGGAGCGAGTGAACATGTCTTACGAGAGGCATTAAAATTTACTCGTTGA
- a CDS encoding AAA family ATPase, which produces MDEPEIHLHPKWQVEYAKLIVALVKNDIPVLITSHSPEIIQAIDVFSKEYGIQDKTAYYLTESDGISSEINDVTNDINKIFAKLAEPLHNLVWG; this is translated from the coding sequence ATTGATGAACCTGAAATCCATCTACATCCTAAATGGCAAGTGGAGTATGCTAAATTAATTGTTGCTTTAGTAAAAAATGATATTCCTGTTTTAATTACTTCACACAGCCCTGAAATAATACAAGCAATAGATGTCTTTAGTAAAGAATATGGCATTCAGGATAAAACCGCGTATTATTTAACAGAAAGTGATGGAATTAGTTCTGAGATTAATGATGTCACTAATGATATTAATAAAATATTTGCTAAATTGGCTGAACCTTTACATAACCTAGTTTGGGGATAA
- a CDS encoding transposase family protein → MGVSFPGKNHDYGMFKKEFNPELNWFSNFNIFIDLGYLGFNNEYKTNSVNIPHKKPNKSKHNPNPTLTEKQKKENKEMSRERVIVEHVIGGMKRYRCLVDKFRNKKEGVKDLFSFFSGYPMEF, encoded by the coding sequence ATTGGGGTTAGTTTTCCAGGTAAAAATCATGATTATGGAATGTTTAAAAAAGAATTTAATCCAGAATTAAATTGGTTTAGTAATTTTAATATATTTATTGATTTAGGTTATTTGGGGTTTAATAATGAATATAAAACTAATTCGGTAAATATTCCTCATAAAAAACCAAATAAATCTAAGCATAATCCAAACCCAACATTAACTGAAAAACAAAAAAAAGAAAACAAAGAGATGAGTCGTGAAAGAGTCATTGTTGAGCATGTAATCGGTGGAATGAAAAGATATAGATGCCTAGTTGACAAGTTTAGAAATAAAAAAGAAGGTGTAAAAGATTTATTTTCTTTTTTTAGCGGCTATCCTATGGAATTTTAA
- a CDS encoding transposase family protein gives MGVSFPGKNHDYGMFKKEFNPELNWFSNFNIFIDLGYLGFNNEYKTNSVNIPHKKPNKSKHNPNPTLTEKQKKENKEMSRERVIVEHVIGGMKRYRCLVDKFRNKKRRCKRFIFFFSGYPMEF, from the coding sequence ATTGGGGTTAGTTTTCCAGGTAAAAATCATGATTATGGAATGTTTAAAAAAGAATTTAATCCAGAATTAAATTGGTTTAGTAATTTTAATATATTTATTGATTTAGGTTATTTGGGGTTTAATAATGAATATAAAACTAATTCGGTAAATATTCCTCATAAAAAACCAAATAAATCTAAGCATAATCCAAACCCAACATTAACTGAAAAACAAAAAAAAGAAAACAAAGAGATGAGTCGTGAAAGAGTCATTGTTGAGCATGTAATCGGTGGAATGAAAAGATATAGATGCCTAGTTGACAAGTTTAGAAATAAAAAAAGAAGGTGTAAAAGATTTATTTTCTTTTTTAGCGGCTATCCTATGGAATTTTAA
- a CDS encoding transposase family protein, which translates to MKIKEILPRIYDDRQLRALTGLKTEHFILLLSLFEKTLIEDQKEKHENKERKYGSGLDSTLKTPADKLLFILNYMKCYSTFDHLGFSFNMNKSCAHTHVYKLFPILIKTLDIFNVLPATSFSTPEEMQQAFGGVQTLIIDATERAVQRPSDYEEQNEFYSGKKNSIQLKIPL; encoded by the coding sequence ATGAAAATAAAAGAAATTTTACCAAGAATTTATGATGATAGACAGTTAAGAGCTTTAACAGGATTAAAAACAGAACATTTTATTTTACTATTATCTCTATTTGAAAAGACCCTTATTGAAGATCAAAAAGAAAAACATGAAAATAAAGAAAGAAAATACGGTAGTGGTTTAGATAGCACATTAAAAACACCCGCAGACAAATTATTATTTATATTAAATTATATGAAGTGCTATTCTACTTTCGATCACTTAGGGTTTTCTTTTAATATGAATAAATCATGCGCCCATACTCATGTATACAAATTATTTCCAATTTTAATAAAGACGTTAGATATATTTAATGTTTTACCTGCAACAAGTTTTTCAACCCCTGAAGAAATGCAGCAGGCTTTTGGCGGAGTTCAAACATTGATAATAGATGCTACAGAGCGTGCTGTACAACGCCCTAGTGACTATGAAGAACAAAATGAATTTTACAGTGGTAAAAAAAACAGCATACAATTAAAAATACCACTATAG
- a CDS encoding septum formation initiator family protein — MLLQTRLWYGDGSITQVYEYQEQLDALKKEELKNKERNEILYGEVLNLRSGTEALEERARHELGMIKKNETFFQIIE, encoded by the coding sequence ATGCTGTTACAAACCCGTCTATGGTACGGCGATGGGAGTATCACACAGGTCTATGAGTATCAGGAACAATTAGACGCGCTTAAAAAGGAAGAATTAAAAAATAAAGAGCGCAATGAAATTCTTTATGGTGAGGTGTTGAATTTAAGAAGTGGAACGGAAGCCTTGGAAGAACGCGCTCGGCATGAGCTAGGGATGATTAAGAAAAATGAAACGTTTTTTCAGATTATTGAGTGA
- the eno gene encoding phosphopyruvate hydratase, producing the protein MTRIVDIKAREILDSRGNPTIEADVILASGHIGSAMVPSGASTGEREAIELRDGDKSRYLGKGVLTAVNNINTEIRDAVIGMDSADQAAIDQKMIDLDGTENKGRLGANAILGVSMAVAHAQAKDANIPLYRSLNTSGKFVLPVPMMNIINGGSHADNSVDLQEFMILPVGAPTFREAIRYGAEVFHNLAKVLKSKGLATTVGDEGGFAPNLSSNEEAISVILEAIELAGYKAGEDIYLGMDAAASEYYKDGRYVLAAEGKSLTSEEMTDFFVDWVEKYPIISIEDGLDENDWDGWKIHTEKLGDKIQLVGDDLFVTNPKILKEGIEKDIANSILIKVNQIGTLTETLEAISTASAAGYSAVVSHRSGETEDTTIADLVVATGTGQIKTGSLSRSDRIAKYNRLMKIEDELGDDASYAGRSAFRMLN; encoded by the coding sequence ATGACTAGAATCGTTGATATTAAAGCGAGAGAAATTCTTGATTCACGCGGAAACCCAACTATTGAAGCCGATGTTATCTTAGCTTCTGGACATATCGGTAGTGCGATGGTTCCTTCAGGTGCATCAACAGGTGAACGTGAAGCGATTGAATTGCGTGATGGCGATAAAAGTCGCTATTTAGGTAAAGGTGTTTTAACAGCGGTTAATAACATTAATACTGAAATTCGTGATGCTGTTATCGGTATGGATTCAGCCGATCAAGCGGCGATTGATCAAAAAATGATTGATTTAGATGGCACTGAAAACAAAGGACGTTTAGGCGCAAATGCTATATTGGGCGTGTCTATGGCCGTTGCTCATGCACAAGCAAAAGATGCGAATATTCCTTTATATCGTTCTTTAAATACCAGTGGTAAATTTGTATTACCTGTGCCGATGATGAATATCATCAATGGCGGTTCACATGCGGATAACAGCGTTGATTTACAAGAATTCATGATTCTACCTGTTGGCGCACCAACTTTTCGTGAAGCGATTCGTTATGGCGCAGAAGTTTTTCATAATTTAGCGAAAGTTTTAAAATCAAAAGGCTTGGCAACGACAGTGGGTGATGAAGGGGGTTTTGCACCTAACCTTTCTTCAAATGAAGAAGCCATTAGCGTTATTTTAGAAGCGATTGAATTAGCGGGCTATAAAGCGGGCGAAGATATTTATTTAGGGATGGATGCAGCGGCTTCTGAGTATTACAAAGACGGTCGTTATGTCTTGGCTGCTGAAGGAAAAAGCTTAACGTCGGAAGAAATGACGGACTTCTTTGTTGATTGGGTTGAAAAGTACCCAATTATCTCAATTGAAGATGGTTTAGATGAAAATGATTGGGACGGTTGGAAAATTCATACTGAAAAATTGGGTGATAAAATTCAATTAGTCGGGGATGATTTATTCGTAACGAACCCTAAAATTTTGAAAGAAGGTATTGAAAAAGATATTGCTAACTCTATCTTAATTAAAGTGAATCAAATCGGGACGTTAACTGAAACTTTAGAAGCTATCAGTACTGCGTCTGCTGCGGGTTATAGCGCAGTTGTTTCACATCGTTCCGGTGAAACTGAAGATACCACCATTGCTGATTTAGTGGTTGCTACAGGCACAGGACAAATCAAAACAGGTTCATTAAGCCGTTCTGATCGTATTGCAAAATACAATCGTTTAATGAAAATTGAAGATGAGTTAGGCGATGACGCAAGCTATGCAGGTCGTAGCGCATTTAGAATGCTTAACTAG
- a CDS encoding DUF6399 domain-containing protein has product MKKQTRKVVAGLDETFFGNFMILVLMDLRSGYLLLEDISDDRCYDTWYKKVSPRLESLGIEVNHAISDRAKALIKMAVTGFKCESGADIFHAQQDMSRWLGAKIGRRAARAEKQRQAAQTAESTVSKTATMQKIIGLKTTRITAEKELEEAKKIQTDYHENLQGIADEVHPFSLNDSRRNDAEQVEKLLELRARAFEKIAEKQGINDHKGVMKKFRNQIKPLAVSISFWWLWVRETLQNLGLDADTEYWLTTTLLPVVYWNQKMEQTKSRRSKENYRKAWETASDKLKSDPFSAKLSISEMQRWLTLAEHMARQFQRSSSAVEGRNGCLSQMYRNGRGLNKKRLNALTVIHNYGIKREDGTTAAMRLFDTEFPDLFSWLLNEMGELPLPRNSRKRVFSNPLKLLDVPS; this is encoded by the coding sequence GTTGGAAGATATTAGCGATGATAGGTGCTACGATACTTGGTATAAAAAGGTTTCGCCACGATTAGAATCATTAGGCATTGAGGTTAATCATGCGATTAGTGATCGCGCTAAGGCGTTGATAAAAATGGCAGTGACGGGGTTTAAGTGCGAATCGGGGGCAGATATTTTTCATGCTCAACAAGATATGAGTCGCTGGTTAGGCGCGAAAATCGGCAGGCGTGCAGCAAGGGCTGAAAAACAGCGGCAAGCAGCGCAAACCGCAGAGTCTACTGTTTCTAAAACGGCAACGATGCAGAAAATTATTGGACTTAAAACAACACGGATAACGGCTGAAAAAGAGCTTGAAGAAGCCAAAAAAATACAAACAGATTATCACGAAAACTTACAAGGGATTGCGGATGAAGTTCATCCTTTTTCACTCAATGATAGTCGTAGAAACGATGCGGAACAGGTTGAGAAGTTGCTAGAGTTAAGAGCGCGAGCCTTTGAAAAAATAGCGGAAAAACAAGGGATTAACGATCATAAAGGCGTGATGAAAAAGTTTCGTAATCAAATAAAACCGTTAGCGGTATCCATCAGTTTTTGGTGGCTTTGGGTACGCGAAACCTTGCAAAATTTGGGGCTTGATGCGGATACCGAATATTGGTTGACCACAACATTATTACCCGTTGTTTATTGGAATCAGAAAATGGAACAAACTAAAAGCCGCAGGTCAAAGGAAAACTATCGAAAAGCTTGGGAAACCGCGTCTGATAAGCTCAAATCAGACCCATTTAGTGCAAAGTTATCAATCAGTGAAATGCAGCGATGGCTAACATTGGCGGAGCATATGGCAAGGCAGTTTCAACGCAGTTCATCTGCGGTGGAAGGGCGAAATGGCTGTTTATCGCAAATGTATCGCAATGGGCGAGGTTTGAATAAAAAGCGATTAAACGCGTTGACGGTCATTCATAACTACGGAATCAAACGTGAGGATGGCACAACCGCCGCCATGCGTTTATTTGATACCGAGTTTCCAGACTTGTTTTCATGGCTACTGAATGAAATGGGCGAGTTACCGCTTCCTAGAAATAGTCGAAAGCGTGTGTTTTCTAACCCTTTGAAATTGCTGGATGTCCCGTCTTAA